The following coding sequences are from one Melopsittacus undulatus isolate bMelUnd1 chromosome 14, bMelUnd1.mat.Z, whole genome shotgun sequence window:
- the RSPO1 gene encoding R-spondin-1 gives MQLGLFVVVVLLSSMDLTGSSKVVKGKRQRRISTELSQGCARGCDLCSEFNGCLRCSPKLFILLERNDIRQIGICLPSCPLGYFGLRNTDMNKCIKCKIENCESCFSRNFCTKCKEGLYLHKGRCYVTCPEGYSAANGTMECSSPAQCEMSEWGPWGPCSKKRKLCGFKKGNEDRTRRILQAPSGDVSLCPATTEVRRCTVQKSQCPEGKRKKKEEQGKQDNANGNRNRKDTKDAKSGTKKRKSKQRGAAVLTTSASPAQ, from the exons ATGCAGCTTGGACtgtttgtggtggtggttttgctAAGCTCCATGGATCtaacaggcagcagcaaagtgGTGAAGGGCAAGAGGCAAAGACGAA TTAGCACCGAGCTGAGTCAGGGCTGTGCCAGAGGCTGCGACCTGTGCTCCGAGTTCAATGGGTGCCTGAGATGCTCCCCCAAACTCTTCATCCTTCTGGAGAGGAATGATATCCGGCAAATTGGGATTTGCCTTCCATCTTGTCCGCTGGGATACTTTGGCCTTCGCAATACAGACATGAACAAGTGCATCA aATGCAAAATTGAGAACTGTGAGTCCTGTTTCAGTCGAAACTTTTGCACAAAATGTAAGGAAGGTTTGTATTTGCACAAAGGGAGATGCTACGTCACGTGCCCCGAAGGCTACTCTGCTGCCAACGGCACCATGGAGTGCAGCAGTCCTG CACAATGTGAAATGAGTGAGTGGGGGCCCTGGGGGCCCTGCTCCAAGAAGAGGAAGCTCTGTGGCTTCAAGAAGGGCAACGAAGACCGAACGCGGCGGATTCTGCAGGCTCCCTCCGGAGACGTGTCCCTGTGTCCTGCCACCACGGAGGTGCGGCGATGCACGGTGCAGAAGAGCCAGTGCCCCGAAG ggaaaaggaagaagaaggaagagcaaGGAAAGCAAGATAATGCGAATGGAAACAGGAATAGGAAAGACACCAAAGACGCTAAGTCTGGCAccaagaagaggaagagcaaaCAGAGAGGGGCTGCGGTCCTCACCACGTCCGCTAGCCCTGCCCAGTAG